In Anaerobacillus isosaccharinicus, one genomic interval encodes:
- the rsmI gene encoding 16S rRNA (cytidine(1402)-2'-O)-methyltransferase: MWIQQSFRDEEEGALYLVPTPIGNLEDITYRALKILKEVDLIAAEDTRQTKKLCNHFEISTKLVSYHDHNKQSSGFKLLEEIKAGKKIALVSDAGMPAISDPGYELVVSCIEEKIAVIPLPGANAALPALIASGLPTDHFYFYGFLHRQKKDKKKQLETLNNIKCPIIFYESPHRIKETLQNILEQLGDRKISVCRELTKKFEEFIRGNVSELISYYENVDPRGEYCLILEGTSEETIDSNSLWWQDLSIEQHIEHYIAIQLSSKEAIKQVAKDRNIQKREVYQVYHNED, translated from the coding sequence ATGTGGATCCAACAAAGCTTTCGTGATGAAGAAGAAGGGGCATTATATTTAGTTCCTACACCAATTGGCAATTTAGAAGATATAACATATCGGGCATTAAAAATATTAAAAGAAGTCGACCTTATTGCTGCTGAAGATACGAGGCAGACGAAAAAACTTTGCAATCATTTTGAAATCTCTACAAAGTTGGTTAGTTACCATGACCATAATAAACAATCTAGTGGCTTTAAGTTATTAGAGGAAATAAAGGCAGGGAAAAAAATTGCTTTAGTTAGTGATGCAGGAATGCCAGCAATTTCGGACCCAGGGTATGAATTAGTTGTCAGTTGTATTGAAGAAAAAATAGCAGTCATTCCTTTACCAGGAGCAAATGCTGCTCTCCCAGCCCTTATAGCTTCTGGATTACCGACAGATCATTTTTATTTTTACGGTTTCTTACATAGACAAAAGAAAGATAAGAAGAAACAATTAGAAACGTTAAACAATATCAAATGTCCAATTATCTTTTATGAGTCTCCACATCGTATTAAAGAAACGTTACAAAATATTTTAGAACAATTAGGAGATCGAAAAATTTCTGTTTGTCGTGAGCTGACGAAGAAATTTGAAGAGTTCATTAGAGGAAATGTGAGTGAGCTAATTAGTTATTATGAAAACGTTGATCCCCGGGGAGAATACTGTCTTATTTTGGAGGGGACATCTGAAGAAACGATCGATAGTAATTCACTCTGGTGGCAAGATCTTTCAATTGAGCAGCATATTGAGCATTATATTGCGATCCAGCTTTCTTCTAAAGAGGCGATTAAACAAGTAGCAAAAGACCGTAATATTCAAAAGCGAGAAGTATATCAGGTTTATCATAATGAAGATTAA
- a CDS encoding AbrB/MazE/SpoVT family DNA-binding domain-containing protein: MKSTGIVRKVDELGRVVIPIELRRTLDIAEKDALEIYVDGDRIILKKYKPNMTCQVTGEVNDANLSLAGGKIILSPSGAQEIISELQNFVEKTAK, translated from the coding sequence ATGAAATCTACAGGAATTGTTCGTAAAGTTGATGAGTTAGGACGCGTGGTTATTCCAATCGAGCTTCGCCGTACACTTGATATTGCCGAGAAGGATGCTCTAGAAATCTATGTTGATGGTGATAGAATCATTTTAAAGAAATACAAGCCAAATATGACTTGCCAGGTGACTGGTGAAGTTAATGACGCTAATTTATCATTAGCTGGTGGAAAAATTATCTTAAGCCCAAGTGGTGCTCAAGAGATTATTTCTGAACTTCAAAACTTTGTCGAAAAAACAGCTAAGTAA
- the metG gene encoding methionine--tRNA ligase, whose protein sequence is MSKKTFYLTTPIYYPSDKLHIGHAYTTVAGDAMARYKRLRGFDVMYLTGTDEHGQKIERKAAEKGVSPQEFVDSIVTGIQDLWGKLDISYDDFIRTTEPRHKEIVQKIFQQLLDQGDIYLDEYEGWYCTPCESFYTERQLKDGNCPDCNRAVEKVRETSYFFKMSKYADRLLKYYEDNPGFIQPESRKNEMINNFIKPGLEDLAVSRTSFEWGVKVPSDPKHVIYVWIDALSNYITALGYGTDNQGKYEQYWPADVHLVGKEIVRFHTIYWPIMLMALDLPLPKKVFGHGWLLMKDGKMSKSKGNVVDPVPLIDRYGLDALRYYLLREVPFGSDGVFTPESFVERVNFDLANDLGNLLNRTVAMINKYFDGEIPVYIKDATSVDASLVSLADETVKKVEAAMEDMEFSVALSAIWQLVSRTNKYIDETQPWVLAKNEENKEQLGSVLYHLGESLRYISVLIQPFMTSTPKKVWEQLSITEQGTTWDSLEQFGQLSSGAKIAKGEPIFPRLEVADEVAFITEMMQGPNPKVEEVEVAVEAPITEEITIDDFMKVDLRVAEIIKAEPVKKAKKLLKIQLDLGYEQRQVVSGIAEHYSPEELVGKKVICVTNLKPIELRGELSQGMILAASQNGKLTLATIEQSLPNGSQVK, encoded by the coding sequence ATGTCAAAAAAAACGTTCTATTTAACAACACCAATTTATTATCCGAGTGACAAACTCCATATTGGTCATGCATACACAACTGTGGCTGGTGATGCTATGGCTAGGTATAAGCGTCTACGTGGCTTTGATGTTATGTATTTGACTGGAACTGATGAACATGGACAGAAAATTGAGCGAAAAGCTGCGGAAAAAGGAGTTAGTCCTCAAGAATTCGTTGATAGCATTGTCACAGGTATTCAAGATCTATGGGGTAAGTTAGACATTTCCTATGACGACTTCATTCGTACGACAGAACCTAGACATAAAGAAATTGTACAAAAAATCTTTCAACAGCTTCTTGATCAAGGTGATATCTATCTTGATGAATATGAAGGTTGGTATTGTACACCATGTGAATCTTTTTATACAGAGAGACAATTAAAGGATGGGAATTGTCCTGATTGTAATCGAGCTGTTGAGAAAGTGCGAGAAACATCTTATTTCTTTAAAATGAGTAAGTACGCCGATCGACTTTTAAAATATTACGAGGATAATCCAGGTTTTATTCAACCAGAATCTAGAAAAAATGAAATGATTAATAATTTTATTAAACCAGGCTTAGAAGATCTTGCTGTTTCTAGGACTTCATTTGAGTGGGGTGTTAAAGTTCCAAGTGATCCTAAGCATGTAATCTATGTATGGATTGATGCTCTTTCCAATTATATTACCGCATTAGGCTATGGAACGGACAACCAAGGTAAGTATGAACAGTACTGGCCGGCGGATGTGCATTTAGTAGGAAAAGAAATCGTGCGATTCCATACAATTTACTGGCCAATAATGTTAATGGCGCTTGACCTACCATTACCTAAAAAAGTGTTCGGTCACGGTTGGCTATTAATGAAAGATGGAAAAATGTCTAAATCAAAGGGTAATGTAGTTGACCCTGTGCCATTGATCGACCGTTATGGACTAGATGCTCTACGTTATTACTTACTTCGCGAAGTTCCATTTGGTTCAGATGGCGTATTTACACCAGAAAGCTTCGTGGAAAGAGTAAACTTCGATTTAGCTAACGACTTAGGAAATTTATTAAATCGAACAGTTGCAATGATTAACAAATATTTTGATGGCGAAATCCCTGTATATATAAAAGATGCAACAAGCGTTGATGCTAGTTTAGTTAGCCTTGCTGATGAAACGGTGAAAAAAGTAGAGGCAGCCATGGAGGACATGGAGTTTTCTGTAGCATTGTCAGCAATTTGGCAGCTTGTCAGTAGAACAAATAAATATATTGATGAAACGCAGCCATGGGTATTGGCGAAAAATGAAGAAAATAAAGAGCAACTTGGTTCAGTGCTTTATCATTTAGGTGAATCGCTACGCTACATTTCTGTTCTGATCCAACCATTTATGACGAGTACACCAAAGAAGGTTTGGGAGCAATTAAGCATCACTGAGCAAGGAACAACTTGGGATAGTCTAGAACAGTTTGGACAACTATCATCTGGGGCAAAAATAGCTAAAGGTGAACCTATATTCCCAAGGCTTGAGGTAGCTGACGAAGTAGCATTCATTACGGAAATGATGCAAGGACCAAATCCGAAAGTTGAGGAAGTAGAAGTGGCTGTTGAGGCACCTATTACTGAGGAAATTACGATAGACGACTTTATGAAAGTCGACCTACGTGTTGCTGAAATTATAAAAGCTGAACCAGTGAAAAAAGCAAAGAAGCTTTTAAAAATTCAGCTCGATTTAGGGTACGAGCAACGACAAGTTGTTTCAGGTATTGCTGAACATTATAGTCCTGAAGAACTTGTAGGGAAAAAAGTAATTTGTGTAACGAACTTAAAGCCAATTGAACTCCGTGGCGAGCTATCCCAAGGGATGATCTTAGCTGCTTCTCAAAACGGCAAACTAACACTCGCAACCATCGAACAATCACTACCAAACGGTTCGCAGGTGAAATAA
- a CDS encoding TatD family hydrolase produces MLFDTHAHLNADQFEEDAAEVISRAQAEGVSNIVVVGFDEKTIKGALKLAEEYDFIYAAVGWHPVDAIDMTDEHIAWLEDLASHPKVVALGEMGLDYYWDKSPKNVQKEVFRRQIQLAKKVKLPIIIHNRDAHEDIVTILREENASEVGGIMHCFGSSLEIAKQCMEMNFYISFGGPVTFKNAKRPKEVAKELPLDRLLIETDCPYLAPHPYRGKRNEPSYVKLIAEEIANLKGITYEEVVQVTNDNAKKLFAIK; encoded by the coding sequence ATGTTATTCGACACGCATGCGCATTTAAATGCGGATCAGTTTGAAGAAGATGCTGCTGAGGTTATTAGCAGGGCTCAAGCAGAAGGGGTTTCTAATATCGTTGTTGTAGGTTTTGATGAGAAGACAATCAAAGGAGCTCTGAAGCTGGCTGAGGAGTATGACTTTATCTATGCTGCAGTAGGATGGCATCCAGTTGATGCAATTGATATGACTGATGAACATATCGCATGGCTTGAAGATTTAGCATCACACCCTAAAGTAGTCGCCCTAGGTGAAATGGGCTTGGATTACTATTGGGACAAATCGCCTAAAAATGTTCAAAAAGAGGTTTTCCGAAGACAAATCCAACTGGCAAAAAAAGTAAAGCTGCCAATCATTATTCATAATCGAGATGCCCATGAAGACATTGTTACAATTTTAAGAGAAGAAAATGCTAGTGAAGTTGGCGGCATTATGCATTGTTTTGGGAGTAGTTTAGAAATTGCAAAGCAGTGTATGGAAATGAATTTTTATATCTCTTTTGGTGGTCCGGTGACATTTAAAAATGCAAAACGTCCAAAAGAAGTAGCAAAGGAACTTCCCTTAGATCGACTATTAATTGAAACTGATTGTCCATATTTGGCACCGCATCCATATAGAGGAAAGCGCAATGAACCAAGTTATGTTAAACTAATAGCAGAAGAAATTGCTAACCTAAAAGGTATCACTTATGAAGAAGTTGTCCAAGTGACGAATGATAATGCAAAAAAACTTTTTGCTATAAAGTGA